The proteins below come from a single Beutenbergia cavernae DSM 12333 genomic window:
- a CDS encoding VOC family protein codes for MSEQGWRDFLGAEGTDDWVVLHGGATAVFTVHSLADAARLAEAVASVAGLDGSGAVLTLADARLTVRLSRDLWFLEPRHVALAQAISEVARAHGALPDRGAVQEVQLAVAAKPDEVDVGFWRAVLGYAEMSDDNAVDPLGHSSTVWMQELDEAKPLRHAMHGDVSVAREHAEARLAAALAAGGRIVDDSGAPASWILSDRAGNRVCIAAWPDGAR; via the coding sequence ATGAGCGAGCAGGGCTGGCGGGACTTCCTGGGCGCGGAGGGCACGGACGACTGGGTGGTGCTGCACGGCGGTGCCACGGCCGTCTTCACCGTCCACTCGCTCGCCGACGCGGCGCGGCTCGCCGAGGCGGTCGCGAGCGTCGCCGGCCTCGACGGATCGGGGGCGGTGCTCACCCTTGCCGACGCCCGGCTCACCGTCCGGCTCAGCCGCGACCTCTGGTTCCTCGAACCGCGGCACGTCGCCCTCGCCCAGGCGATCTCGGAGGTCGCGCGTGCCCACGGTGCGCTCCCCGACCGCGGAGCCGTCCAGGAGGTCCAGCTCGCCGTCGCCGCCAAACCGGACGAGGTGGACGTCGGATTCTGGCGGGCCGTGCTCGGGTACGCGGAGATGTCCGACGACAACGCCGTCGACCCTCTCGGGCACTCCTCGACGGTCTGGATGCAGGAGCTCGACGAGGCGAAGCCGTTGCGGCACGCGATGCACGGCGACGTGTCCGTGGCTCGCGAGCACGCCGAGGCGCGCCTGGCCGCGGCGCTCGCGGCCGGGGGACGCATCGTCGACGACTCCGGCGCGCCCGCGAGCTGGATCCTCTCGGACCGCGCCGGCAACCGCGTCTGCATCGCGGCCTGGCCCGACGGCGCGCGCTGA
- a CDS encoding winged helix-turn-helix transcriptional regulator, giving the protein MNKDGCEVFVSDCHVRAAVELINHTWDPVVVSALRMGPTRRSVLLGRISGASDKVLTESLRRLTSHGLVTRASSESRRDTALYELTALGASFASGPLAHLAEWAAEHQVELSSRQPPAGGGRTSEPA; this is encoded by the coding sequence GTGAACAAGGACGGCTGTGAGGTCTTCGTCTCGGACTGCCACGTCCGAGCCGCGGTCGAGCTCATCAACCACACCTGGGACCCGGTCGTCGTCTCCGCTCTGCGCATGGGACCGACCCGACGCAGCGTTCTCCTGGGTCGCATCTCGGGCGCGAGCGACAAGGTGCTGACCGAGTCCCTCCGACGTCTGACCTCGCACGGCCTGGTGACCAGGGCTTCGAGCGAATCGCGACGAGACACGGCCCTCTACGAACTCACCGCGTTGGGAGCGTCATTCGCCAGCGGCCCCTTGGCCCATCTCGCCGAGTGGGCAGCCGAGCATCAGGTCGAACTCTCGTCCCGGCAGCCTCCCGCTGGCGGAGGACGGACGTCGGAGCCTGCCTAG
- the hisC gene encoding histidinol-phosphate transaminase gives MPSQDRVALREAITSLPAYVPGARGGVGRFSYKLSSNENPFPPLPGVLAAVADAAADLNRYPDMYAGELVEAIAALHGVKPGRVVVGNGSVAVLEFVLDAVCETGDEVVYPWRSFEAYPIVVSVAGASGVPVPLLPDGRHDLDAMLAAVTDRTRAVLLCSPNNPTGPALAGDDIRSFLAAVPSHVLVLLDEAYTEFVRDPRAIDGVPLVDDAPNVVVLRTFSKAYGLAGLRVGYAVARTRLADGFRAASTPFGVNALAQVAALESLRERPALLARVDELVAERDRVTSALAAHGWDLPDAQGNFVWFGLGERTSAFAKACVEEGVIVRPFGAEGARVTIGEREANDVVIDVARRFLS, from the coding sequence ATGCCGAGCCAGGATCGCGTCGCACTGCGCGAGGCCATCACGTCCCTGCCCGCCTACGTCCCGGGCGCGCGAGGCGGGGTGGGCCGGTTCAGCTACAAGCTGTCGTCCAACGAGAACCCGTTCCCGCCGCTGCCGGGTGTGCTCGCCGCCGTCGCCGACGCCGCGGCCGACCTCAACCGGTACCCGGACATGTACGCGGGAGAGCTCGTCGAGGCGATCGCGGCGCTGCACGGCGTGAAGCCGGGCCGTGTGGTGGTGGGCAACGGTTCCGTCGCCGTGCTCGAGTTCGTGCTCGACGCCGTGTGCGAGACCGGCGACGAGGTCGTCTACCCGTGGCGCTCGTTCGAGGCGTACCCGATCGTCGTGTCGGTCGCCGGCGCCAGCGGGGTGCCCGTGCCGCTGCTCCCGGACGGTCGGCACGACCTCGACGCCATGCTCGCGGCCGTCACCGACCGCACCCGCGCCGTGCTCCTGTGCTCGCCGAACAACCCGACCGGACCCGCGCTGGCGGGCGACGACATCCGCTCGTTCCTCGCCGCCGTCCCCTCGCACGTCCTCGTCCTGCTCGACGAGGCGTACACCGAGTTCGTCCGCGATCCCCGCGCGATCGACGGCGTGCCGCTCGTCGACGACGCCCCGAACGTCGTCGTCCTGCGCACCTTCTCGAAGGCGTACGGCCTCGCGGGCCTGCGCGTCGGGTACGCCGTCGCTCGGACCCGGCTGGCGGACGGCTTCCGGGCGGCGTCGACGCCGTTCGGCGTCAACGCACTGGCGCAGGTCGCCGCGCTCGAGTCGCTGCGCGAACGTCCGGCGCTCCTCGCCCGCGTGGACGAGCTCGTCGCCGAGCGGGATCGCGTGACCAGCGCTCTCGCCGCACACGGCTGGGACCTGCCGGACGCCCAGGGGAACTTCGTGTGGTTCGGGCTCGGGGAGCGCACGAGCGCGTTCGCCAAGGCGTGCGTCGAGGAGGGCGTCATCGTGCGACCGTTCGGCGCCGAGGGTGCGCGTGTGACGATCGGCGAGCGCGAGGCCAACGACGTCGTCATCGACGTGGCGCGCCGGTTCCTCTCCTGA
- the pdhA gene encoding pyruvate dehydrogenase (acetyl-transferring) E1 component subunit alpha → MTGTGLPIASTSPQHRPHPTQAPAEPTDQAHAVVGDDEARDTDETVRLLDAEGRRVENAAYAERIAHLTDEDLRGMYRDMVLVRAFDSEATSLQRQGELGLWPPSLGQEGAQIGSGRALAAQDYVFPSYREHGVAHTKGVDLRRILRLYRGIDHGGWDPAEHNYHLATLVIGAHALHAAGYAMGIQRDGDVGTGDAGRDRAVVAYFGDGATAQGDVNEALVFAATANAPVVFFCQNNQWAISAPSSVQTRVPLVQRGGGFGIPSVRVDGNDVLASYAVTAEALERAHSGGGPTFIEAVTYRMGAHTTSDDPTRYREQAEEERWRGRDPISRLRALLEAEGRADEAFFAEVDAEAEAYAADVRAYCRALEKPAAPTMFEHVYTADHPLVAEERAWYQQYAESFEQAGVEVAR, encoded by the coding sequence GTGACCGGCACCGGCCTCCCGATCGCCAGCACCAGCCCCCAGCACCGACCGCACCCCACGCAGGCGCCCGCCGAACCGACCGACCAGGCCCACGCCGTCGTCGGCGACGACGAGGCTCGCGACACCGACGAGACGGTCCGCCTGCTCGACGCCGAGGGTCGACGGGTCGAGAACGCCGCGTACGCCGAGCGGATCGCGCACCTCACCGACGAGGACCTGCGCGGCATGTACCGCGACATGGTGCTCGTGCGGGCGTTCGACAGCGAGGCCACGTCCCTGCAGCGTCAGGGCGAGCTCGGCCTCTGGCCGCCGAGCCTCGGGCAGGAGGGCGCGCAGATCGGCTCCGGCCGCGCACTGGCCGCCCAGGACTACGTCTTCCCGTCCTACCGCGAGCACGGAGTCGCGCACACCAAGGGCGTGGACCTGCGCCGGATCCTCCGTCTGTACCGCGGCATCGACCACGGCGGCTGGGATCCGGCCGAGCACAACTACCACCTCGCCACGCTCGTGATCGGTGCCCACGCCCTGCACGCCGCCGGATACGCGATGGGGATCCAGCGCGACGGCGACGTCGGCACCGGCGACGCCGGCCGTGACCGCGCCGTCGTCGCCTACTTCGGCGACGGCGCCACCGCGCAGGGCGACGTCAACGAGGCGCTCGTGTTCGCCGCGACGGCGAACGCGCCGGTCGTCTTCTTCTGCCAGAACAACCAGTGGGCGATCTCGGCACCGTCCTCGGTCCAGACGCGCGTGCCGCTCGTGCAGCGCGGTGGCGGGTTCGGCATCCCGAGCGTGCGCGTCGACGGCAACGACGTCCTCGCCTCGTACGCCGTCACCGCCGAGGCGCTCGAACGTGCCCACAGCGGAGGTGGGCCGACGTTCATCGAGGCCGTGACGTACCGGATGGGCGCGCACACGACCTCGGACGACCCGACCCGCTACCGCGAGCAGGCCGAGGAGGAGCGCTGGCGCGGGCGCGACCCGATCTCGCGCCTCCGGGCGCTGCTGGAGGCCGAGGGCCGGGCGGACGAGGCCTTCTTCGCCGAGGTCGACGCCGAGGCCGAGGCGTACGCCGCCGACGTGCGCGCCTACTGCCGGGCGCTGGAGAAGCCCGCGGCGCCCACGATGTTCGAGCACGTCTACACCGCCGACCACCCCCTCGTGGCGGAGGAGCGTGCCTGGTACCAGCAGTACGCCGAGAGCTTCGAGCAGGCCGGCGTGGAGGTGGCCCGATGA
- a CDS encoding phage holin family protein: protein MGFLVRVIVSSIAVWLTALWINGIELTQADEPINQVVIVLVVGLVFALVNAIVKPIVKVLTFPLYILTLGLFGLIVNALLLMLTGWITGYTQWGLTVDGFWPAFWGGLVISIISGILSLILPSGKSNRG, encoded by the coding sequence GTGGGATTCCTCGTCCGAGTCATCGTCAGCTCGATCGCCGTGTGGCTGACCGCCCTCTGGATCAACGGCATCGAGCTCACTCAGGCCGACGAGCCGATCAACCAGGTCGTCATCGTCCTCGTGGTCGGCCTGGTCTTCGCGCTCGTCAACGCGATCGTCAAGCCGATCGTCAAGGTGCTGACGTTCCCGCTCTACATCCTCACGCTCGGGTTGTTCGGACTCATCGTCAACGCGCTGCTCCTGATGCTCACGGGGTGGATCACGGGCTACACCCAGTGGGGTCTGACCGTCGACGGGTTCTGGCCCGCGTTCTGGGGCGGCCTCGTCATCTCGATCATCAGCGGGATCCTGTCGCTCATCCTCCCGTCGGGGAAGTCCAACCGGGGCTGA
- a CDS encoding VOC family protein — protein MSNHVPEGYTAVAPWVVTDDTGAFLDFVAAAFDGEELARVPVEDGSIGHGEIRVGDTVVLAFDRRPEWPVMPSLLRVFVPDADVAFSRAVEAGARVVTELDDNAFGQRGGRVRDPFGNIWWVTAHVEDLSEEVMWARLQEPVYAEGMRVAQETLDAELSGRATGRSSAPLRDA, from the coding sequence ATGAGCAACCACGTCCCCGAGGGGTACACCGCTGTCGCGCCGTGGGTCGTCACCGACGACACCGGAGCGTTCCTCGACTTCGTCGCCGCGGCGTTCGACGGCGAGGAGCTGGCCCGGGTCCCGGTCGAGGACGGCTCCATCGGGCACGGCGAGATCCGGGTGGGTGACACGGTGGTCCTCGCGTTCGACAGGCGCCCGGAGTGGCCGGTGATGCCGTCGCTGCTGCGCGTGTTCGTGCCCGACGCCGACGTCGCCTTCTCCCGCGCGGTGGAGGCCGGCGCGCGGGTCGTCACGGAGCTCGACGACAACGCGTTCGGGCAGCGCGGCGGCCGCGTGCGCGACCCGTTCGGCAACATCTGGTGGGTGACGGCGCACGTGGAGGACCTGTCCGAGGAGGTCATGTGGGCGCGTCTGCAGGAACCGGTCTACGCGGAGGGCATGCGGGTGGCGCAGGAGACGCTCGACGCCGAGCTGAGCGGCCGCGCGACCGGGCGCAGCAGCGCGCCGCTGCGGGACGCGTAG
- a CDS encoding dihydrolipoamide acetyltransferase family protein: protein MPKFQQFALPDVGEGLTEADIVTWHVAVGDTVSVNQTIVEIETAKSLVELPCPWDGVVTRLLVEPGQTVDVGTPIVVVDVDPAGPADAADPAPADASAAAPAASAASEGSEASSEGSGDVLVGYGTRPAASARRPRTTGGAASGGTTATAASGRTTATAASGAASGGPAAGSDARPTPGLRAVPAVGGAPTRPPAVVTPPASAATPSSSTHLVLAKPPVRKLAKDLGIDLTTVTPSGPGGIVTRGDVLARSQGNEPRQLATYPGDDKPWLADGSVSDDGRQTRVPVRSVRRRTAEAMVASAFTAPHVTVFRTVDVSRTMELVAQLRSDREFEDVRVTPLLITAKALILAIRRHPEISASWDDETQEIVYKHYINLGIAAATRRGLVVPNIKDAHRLTLHELAGEIAALTQTAREGKTTPVGMSDGTATITNIGVFGIDAGTPILNPGESAILALGAIEQRPWVHDGELAVRWVTQLALSFDHRLVDGELGSRVLADVARVLEDPARGLVWG, encoded by the coding sequence GTGCCGAAGTTCCAGCAGTTCGCCCTTCCCGACGTCGGCGAGGGCCTCACGGAGGCCGACATCGTCACCTGGCACGTCGCCGTCGGGGACACGGTCTCCGTCAACCAGACGATCGTCGAGATCGAGACGGCGAAGTCCCTCGTCGAGCTGCCGTGCCCGTGGGACGGCGTCGTGACGCGGCTGCTCGTCGAGCCCGGGCAGACGGTCGACGTCGGCACTCCCATCGTCGTCGTGGACGTGGACCCCGCCGGCCCCGCGGACGCCGCGGATCCCGCGCCGGCCGACGCCTCGGCGGCTGCGCCTGCGGCATCGGCGGCATCCGAGGGGTCCGAGGCGTCGTCGGAGGGGAGCGGCGACGTGCTCGTCGGGTACGGCACACGCCCGGCCGCCTCCGCGCGGCGTCCGCGCACGACGGGCGGTGCGGCGTCGGGAGGGACGACGGCGACCGCGGCATCGGGACGGACGACGGCGACCGCGGCGTCGGGTGCGGCGTCCGGCGGCCCGGCGGCCGGCTCGGACGCGCGGCCGACGCCCGGCCTGCGTGCCGTCCCCGCCGTGGGCGGCGCACCGACCCGACCCCCAGCCGTGGTGACGCCTCCTGCGTCCGCCGCGACGCCGTCGTCATCCACGCATCTGGTGCTCGCGAAGCCGCCGGTCCGCAAGCTCGCGAAGGACCTCGGCATCGACCTGACGACCGTGACGCCGTCCGGACCGGGCGGCATCGTCACGCGCGGCGACGTGCTGGCGCGGTCGCAGGGCAACGAGCCGCGTCAGCTCGCGACCTACCCCGGCGACGACAAGCCGTGGCTCGCGGACGGCTCCGTGTCCGACGACGGCCGCCAGACCCGCGTCCCGGTGCGGTCAGTACGGCGCCGGACGGCGGAGGCGATGGTCGCCTCCGCGTTCACCGCGCCGCACGTGACGGTGTTCCGGACCGTCGACGTGAGCCGCACGATGGAGCTCGTCGCCCAGCTGCGCTCGGACCGCGAGTTCGAGGACGTGCGGGTCACACCGCTGCTCATCACGGCGAAGGCGCTGATCCTCGCGATCCGGCGGCACCCGGAGATCAGCGCGTCCTGGGACGACGAGACCCAGGAGATCGTCTACAAGCACTACATCAACCTCGGGATCGCGGCGGCGACGCGGCGCGGGCTGGTCGTGCCCAACATCAAGGACGCCCACCGGCTGACGCTCCACGAGCTCGCCGGCGAGATCGCGGCGCTCACCCAGACCGCCCGCGAGGGGAAGACCACGCCGGTCGGGATGAGCGACGGCACGGCGACCATCACGAACATCGGCGTGTTCGGGATCGACGCCGGGACGCCGATCCTCAACCCGGGCGAGTCCGCGATCCTCGCGCTGGGCGCCATCGAGCAGCGGCCCTGGGTGCACGACGGCGAGCTCGCCGTGCGCTGGGTGACGCAGCTCGCGCTGTCGTTCGACCACCGGCTCGTCGACGGCGAGCTCGGCTCGCGGGTGCTGGCCGACGTCGCCCGTGTGCTCGAGGACCCGGCGCGCGGCCTCGTCTGGGGCTGA
- a CDS encoding vWA domain-containing protein encodes MTLRMLWPLWVIVIVFGPLLALTIWQAVRHTGGRRRDWFRRAGIVAGVVVIGLCPAVPDRQGQTLQSNAELFFVVDRTGSMAAEDWNGGAPRLDGVRNDLVALTEAMAGARYSIIGWDSQATRQLPLTTDARAVRSWADTLRQEVSAYSAGTAVDRPLEALRDALEGAAERNPGNVRLVFFLSDGENTNGDDSAAGEMASYEELAPLVDGGAVLGYGTSEGGRMRMYDGTDATGAGTDAPFITDPTQSGSPDAISRIDETTLRTIAEQLGVEYSHRIEPSSVDSLVSGIDVQDIASDGRREVTTYTDVYWPAALVVALLLAWEAWSIGRSVPAATRGDDDGRRARARARSRERAAAQSRTGAGANGAPALPPLPGATAPLDPAGGSAQQPIGAGRGGNG; translated from the coding sequence ATGACCCTCCGGATGCTCTGGCCCCTCTGGGTCATCGTGATCGTGTTCGGCCCGCTGCTCGCCCTGACGATCTGGCAGGCGGTGCGCCACACCGGCGGACGCCGTCGCGACTGGTTCCGCCGCGCGGGCATCGTGGCCGGCGTCGTCGTCATCGGGCTCTGCCCGGCCGTCCCGGACCGGCAGGGGCAGACCCTGCAGTCGAACGCGGAGCTGTTCTTCGTCGTCGACCGCACCGGCTCCATGGCCGCCGAGGACTGGAACGGCGGGGCGCCGCGGCTCGACGGCGTCCGGAACGACCTCGTGGCCCTCACCGAGGCGATGGCCGGGGCGCGCTACTCGATCATCGGGTGGGACTCCCAGGCCACGCGCCAGCTGCCGCTGACGACCGACGCGCGGGCGGTGCGCTCGTGGGCCGACACGCTGCGCCAGGAGGTGTCCGCGTACTCCGCCGGCACCGCCGTCGACCGACCGCTCGAGGCGCTGCGCGACGCCCTGGAGGGCGCCGCCGAGCGCAACCCGGGCAACGTCCGGCTCGTCTTCTTCCTGTCCGACGGCGAGAACACGAACGGCGACGACTCCGCGGCGGGCGAGATGGCGTCGTACGAGGAGCTCGCGCCGCTGGTCGACGGCGGTGCGGTGCTCGGCTACGGCACGTCCGAGGGTGGCCGGATGCGCATGTACGACGGCACCGACGCGACGGGCGCGGGCACCGACGCCCCCTTCATCACCGACCCCACCCAGTCGGGTTCGCCTGACGCGATCTCCCGCATCGACGAGACGACGCTCCGCACGATCGCCGAGCAGCTCGGCGTGGAGTACTCGCACCGCATCGAGCCCAGCTCCGTCGACTCCCTCGTGTCGGGCATCGACGTGCAGGACATCGCGAGCGACGGACGGCGCGAGGTCACCACGTACACGGACGTGTACTGGCCGGCGGCGCTCGTCGTCGCGCTGCTGCTCGCGTGGGAGGCGTGGTCCATCGGCCGCTCCGTGCCTGCGGCGACCCGCGGCGACGACGACGGTCGCCGTGCTCGCGCGCGCGCCAGGTCACGGGAACGTGCGGCGGCGCAGTCGCGGACCGGCGCCGGGGCGAACGGGGCTCCGGCCCTGCCGCCGCTGCCCGGCGCGACCGCACCGCTCGACCCGGCGGGTGGCTCGGCACAGCAACCGATCGGCGCCGGACGAGGGGGGAACGGCTGA
- a CDS encoding alpha-ketoacid dehydrogenase subunit beta, translating to MTTTAETNGTTAPLAAGAARHAGAATLERLPMARAINAGLRRAMERDDRVLLMGEDIGRLGGVFRVTDGLQRDFGEQRVIDTPLAESGIVGTAIGLALAGYRPVCEIQFDGFVFPAYDQITTQLAKLTYRSGGSLQMPVVIRIPYGGHIGAVEHHSESPEALFAHTAGLRIVSPATAGDAYTMIQQAIASPDPVIFLEPKSRYWDKAEVDTSADVDLSTSGLDALHRARVARPGTDVTIAAYGPSVHVALTAAEVAADEGHSVEVLDLRSVSPIDFAAITASVERTGRLVVVHEAPTFFGSGAEIAARISERCFYALQAPVLRVGGFHTPYPVSAVEAEYLPSLDRVLDAVDRSLAF from the coding sequence ATGACGACGACCGCTGAGACGAACGGGACGACGGCGCCGCTCGCCGCGGGCGCGGCACGGCACGCGGGCGCGGCGACGCTCGAGCGGCTGCCGATGGCGCGCGCGATCAACGCCGGGCTGCGGCGGGCGATGGAGCGCGACGACCGTGTGCTGCTCATGGGCGAGGACATCGGCCGCCTCGGGGGCGTGTTCCGGGTGACGGACGGCCTGCAGCGGGACTTCGGCGAGCAGCGCGTCATCGACACGCCGCTCGCCGAGTCCGGCATCGTCGGCACGGCGATCGGGCTCGCCCTCGCCGGGTACCGCCCGGTCTGCGAGATCCAGTTCGACGGGTTCGTGTTCCCGGCGTACGACCAGATCACGACGCAGCTCGCGAAGCTCACGTACCGCTCCGGCGGCAGCCTGCAGATGCCCGTCGTCATCCGCATCCCGTACGGCGGCCACATCGGCGCCGTCGAGCACCACAGCGAGTCGCCGGAAGCACTGTTCGCGCACACCGCGGGCCTGAGGATCGTCTCGCCCGCGACCGCCGGCGACGCGTACACGATGATCCAGCAGGCCATCGCGTCACCGGACCCGGTGATCTTCCTCGAGCCCAAGTCGCGGTACTGGGACAAGGCCGAGGTCGACACGTCGGCTGACGTCGACCTGTCGACGTCGGGCCTCGACGCGCTCCACCGGGCACGCGTGGCCCGCCCCGGCACGGACGTGACGATCGCGGCGTACGGCCCGTCGGTGCACGTGGCGCTGACGGCGGCCGAGGTCGCCGCCGACGAGGGGCACAGCGTCGAGGTCCTCGACCTGCGCTCGGTCTCGCCGATCGACTTCGCGGCCATCACGGCCTCGGTCGAGCGGACCGGGCGCCTCGTCGTCGTCCACGAGGCCCCGACCTTCTTCGGCTCCGGCGCCGAGATCGCCGCCCGCATCTCGGAGCGCTGCTTCTACGCGCTCCAGGCGCCGGTGCTGCGCGTCGGCGGCTTCCACACGCCGTATCCCGTGTCCGCCGTCGAGGCCGAGTACCTGCCGTCGCTCGACCGGGTGCTCGACGCCGTCGACCGCAGCCTCGCGTTCTGA
- a CDS encoding NADPH-dependent F420 reductase, whose amino-acid sequence MFVTPHEAKENTVKIGILGTGNLAVTLGQAWARAAHSIILTGRNADRVKAAAEQVGATAMPVEPDRFAEQADVVVVAIAWDGLEHALRLVGGPDGTLAGKTVIDCTNPVDFATGRVLPETDSAAELVAGVAAGAHVVKALHLFAGASWPFVGEAGTSPVVAICGDDGEALSQTASLIADLGARTAVLGGLAAARQAEEAAGFVMRVVAAGANPRFAVPDVDPALLGTGPADR is encoded by the coding sequence GTGTTCGTGACACCTCACGAGGCGAAGGAGAACACCGTGAAGATCGGAATTCTGGGAACGGGGAACCTCGCGGTCACGCTGGGCCAGGCGTGGGCGCGTGCCGCTCACTCGATCATCCTCACTGGTCGAAACGCTGACCGCGTGAAGGCTGCCGCGGAGCAGGTGGGCGCGACCGCGATGCCGGTGGAGCCAGACCGGTTCGCCGAGCAGGCGGATGTTGTCGTGGTTGCGATCGCCTGGGACGGGCTGGAGCACGCGTTGAGGCTCGTCGGTGGGCCCGATGGGACGCTGGCAGGGAAGACAGTCATCGACTGCACCAACCCCGTCGACTTCGCGACCGGGCGCGTGCTTCCGGAGACCGACTCGGCGGCCGAGCTCGTCGCCGGCGTCGCGGCCGGCGCCCACGTGGTCAAGGCCCTGCATCTGTTCGCCGGTGCATCGTGGCCCTTCGTCGGCGAGGCTGGAACGTCACCCGTCGTCGCCATCTGCGGCGACGACGGCGAAGCGCTCAGCCAGACTGCCTCGCTGATCGCGGACCTCGGCGCGCGAACCGCGGTGCTCGGTGGGCTGGCCGCTGCTCGGCAGGCCGAGGAGGCCGCCGGCTTCGTGATGCGGGTTGTCGCCGCAGGCGCGAACCCCCGCTTCGCAGTCCCGGACGTCGACCCGGCCCTTCTTGGCACTGGACCCGCGGACCGGTGA
- a CDS encoding fructosamine kinase family protein, with product MQTWSKHGPPDALRREAAGLRWLAAAPDGVRVARVRDVRDGRLDLERLPQAQATPGAAEAFGRALARTHAAGAPSWGAPPPGTTGDGTLGAASLPTPAAPPPTWGGFYATYRVLPYLRSAVEHGTIDDAGARVVESCAGRLAAGSLDHAQPELVAALDVPVARLHGDLWSGNVLWSPRLTEARTSRRGANPGTRTSTGGSDLGASGGSDGPEAVLIDPAAHGGHAETDLAMLALFGLPHLDTVLAAYDEASALAPGWRHRVALHQLHPLLVHAALFGGGYGRQAVDAARAYA from the coding sequence GTGCAGACGTGGAGCAAGCACGGGCCGCCGGACGCGCTCCGCCGCGAGGCGGCCGGCCTGCGCTGGCTCGCGGCGGCGCCCGACGGGGTGAGAGTGGCCCGCGTCCGGGACGTGCGGGACGGTCGACTCGACCTCGAACGGCTCCCCCAGGCCCAGGCGACCCCCGGCGCAGCCGAGGCGTTCGGCCGCGCCCTCGCCCGGACCCACGCCGCGGGCGCGCCGTCCTGGGGCGCCCCGCCGCCCGGCACGACCGGCGACGGCACTCTGGGCGCCGCGAGCCTGCCCACGCCGGCCGCGCCGCCACCCACGTGGGGTGGGTTCTACGCGACGTACCGCGTCCTGCCCTACCTCCGCAGCGCCGTCGAGCACGGCACGATCGACGACGCCGGCGCGCGCGTCGTCGAGTCCTGTGCCGGCCGTCTCGCCGCCGGGTCCCTCGACCACGCGCAGCCGGAGCTGGTCGCCGCGCTCGACGTGCCGGTGGCGCGCCTGCACGGCGACCTGTGGTCCGGCAACGTGCTGTGGTCACCGCGCCTCACCGAGGCACGAACGTCCCGCCGAGGTGCGAACCCGGGGACTCGTACCTCGACGGGAGGCTCGGATCTCGGCGCGAGCGGCGGCTCGGACGGCCCGGAAGCGGTGCTGATCGACCCGGCTGCGCACGGCGGTCACGCGGAGACGGACCTCGCGATGCTGGCGCTCTTCGGGCTGCCCCATCTCGACACGGTGCTCGCGGCCTACGACGAGGCCTCAGCGCTCGCACCTGGCTGGCGCCACCGGGTCGCGCTCCACCAGCTGCACCCGCTCCTCGTGCACGCCGCACTCTTCGGCGGCGGGTACGGACGCCAGGCCGTGGACGCGGCGCGCGCCTACGCGTGA
- a CDS encoding deaminase, translated as MPWDNTEGPAVEPEAAVAEAVRVADDGLARGEMPIGAVVFAGEDVIGRAFTQEQSLGRRIVHADLLAMIAADEHRGFDRSAGPLTLAVNLEPCLMCLGAAITLGVERVFYGLASPNDGGVELLAQWRPPVEQQFFRRPREIRGGFQGDAVRRQFAGYAEGSGPAGMRAWARELAGG; from the coding sequence GTGCCCTGGGACAACACAGAGGGACCCGCCGTGGAACCGGAGGCCGCCGTCGCCGAGGCCGTGCGCGTGGCCGACGACGGTCTCGCGCGCGGCGAGATGCCGATCGGCGCCGTCGTCTTCGCCGGTGAGGACGTGATCGGCCGGGCGTTCACCCAGGAGCAGAGCCTCGGCCGACGCATCGTCCACGCCGACCTCCTCGCCATGATCGCCGCTGACGAGCACCGGGGATTCGACCGGTCCGCGGGTCCGCTGACGCTCGCGGTCAACCTCGAACCCTGCCTGATGTGCCTCGGTGCGGCGATCACGCTCGGCGTCGAGCGGGTGTTCTACGGCCTGGCGTCACCGAACGACGGCGGCGTCGAGCTGCTCGCCCAGTGGCGGCCCCCGGTCGAGCAACAGTTCTTCCGTCGCCCGCGGGAGATCCGTGGCGGGTTCCAGGGCGACGCCGTCCGCCGTCAGTTCGCGGGGTATGCCGAGGGGTCCGGGCCCGCCGGCATGCGCGCCTGGGCACGGGAGCTGGCCGGCGGGTGA